A region from the Solibacillus sp. FSL H8-0523 genome encodes:
- a CDS encoding glycosyltransferase family 4 protein, translating to MKLLVICQYYYPEPFRISDICEALVERGHDVTVLTGLPNYPEGNVLDAYRGGKNRKEVINGVNVIRSFEIGRGNRKATLLLNYFSFALSASYKTLLMKEKYDAVFVNQLSPVMMGIPAMVYKKKHNKKMLLYCLDLWPASLTAGGIQKDSRIYKLFSHLSTWIYRSADQIAVSSTMFQSYLNDTIGVNSSAIVHLPQYAEALFTEKVEVDKGKQFHFVFAGNIGEMQSVDTLIKAADLLRNDASIQFHIVGDGSKLEECKALSKNLGLENILFHGRKPLNEMPNYYSLADAMLITLKDDAELSSTLPGKVQSYMAAGKPIIGAINGETSEVIEAAACGYCCEAENVSALANLIVQFCQNSEKEQMATNSYDYYCKNYSKERFLAVLEETLIKMEV from the coding sequence ATGAAGCTACTTGTTATTTGCCAGTATTACTATCCTGAGCCTTTCCGTATATCAGATATTTGTGAAGCACTCGTAGAAAGAGGGCATGATGTCACCGTTTTAACCGGATTGCCAAACTATCCAGAGGGAAACGTATTGGATGCTTATCGCGGTGGAAAAAATCGAAAAGAAGTCATTAATGGGGTCAATGTCATCCGTAGCTTTGAAATTGGGCGTGGCAATCGGAAAGCAACCCTTCTGTTAAATTATTTTAGTTTTGCCTTATCTGCTTCCTATAAGACGCTGTTGATGAAGGAGAAGTATGACGCGGTATTCGTCAATCAACTATCACCTGTCATGATGGGCATTCCTGCAATGGTCTATAAAAAGAAGCACAACAAAAAGATGCTCCTATATTGCCTTGATCTATGGCCCGCTAGTTTGACAGCAGGAGGCATTCAAAAAGATTCACGTATTTATAAGCTATTTTCTCATCTATCCACGTGGATTTATCGCTCTGCGGACCAGATTGCGGTGAGTTCAACGATGTTTCAAAGCTATCTGAACGATACGATTGGTGTCAATTCATCAGCCATTGTGCATTTGCCACAATATGCGGAAGCTTTATTTACGGAAAAAGTCGAAGTGGATAAAGGGAAGCAGTTTCATTTTGTATTTGCCGGTAATATCGGAGAAATGCAAAGCGTCGACACACTCATAAAGGCGGCAGACCTTTTACGAAATGACGCATCTATCCAGTTTCACATCGTAGGAGATGGTTCGAAATTAGAGGAATGCAAAGCTTTGAGTAAAAATTTGGGGCTTGAAAATATCCTTTTTCACGGACGAAAACCGCTCAATGAAATGCCGAATTATTACAGTTTAGCCGATGCGATGCTCATTACATTAAAAGATGATGCAGAGCTTTCCTCTACATTACCTGGGAAAGTTCAGTCTTATATGGCAGCTGGCAAACCAATTATCGGAGCAATTAATGGTGAAACAAGTGAAGTAATCGAAGCCGCAGCTTGCGGATACTGCTGTGAGGCAGAAAATGTGAGCGCGCTGGCCAATTTAATTGTGCAATTTTGCCAAAATAGCGAAAAGGAACAAATGGCGACAAATTCATATGACTACTACTGCAAAAACTATAGTAAAGAGCGATTTTTAGCAGTGCTGGAAGAAACGCTTATAAAAATGGAGGTTTGA
- a CDS encoding polysaccharide biosynthesis protein, whose protein sequence is MFRDKTLMITGGTGSFGNAVMERFLDTDIKEIRIFSRDEKKQDDMRKKYNSDKLAFYLGDVRNRDSLKNAMHGVDYIFHAAALKQVPSCEFFPLEAVKTNILGTENVLHVAIECGVKKVICLSTDKAAYPINAMGISKAMMEKVFVAKSKTVSPEKTVICGTRYGNVMASRGSVIPLFIEQIKQGLPLTITDPNMTRFLMSLEEAVELVLFAFEFAQAGDIMVQKSPASTIGDLAQALKELFNVDNEIQIIGTRHGEKRYETLLTKEEFAVAEDLAGFFKVPADQRDLNYNKYFEDGDLRLTTVQEYNSDNTKKLTIEEIKETLLQLDYIQAELKQWAQVTHILN, encoded by the coding sequence ATGTTTCGAGATAAAACGTTAATGATCACAGGTGGCACCGGTTCGTTCGGCAATGCTGTAATGGAAAGATTCCTAGATACAGATATAAAAGAAATTCGTATTTTTTCCCGTGATGAAAAAAAACAGGACGATATGCGAAAAAAGTATAACAGCGATAAATTAGCCTTTTATCTTGGTGATGTCCGTAATCGTGATAGCTTAAAAAATGCGATGCACGGTGTGGATTATATATTCCATGCAGCAGCCTTAAAGCAAGTTCCTTCGTGTGAGTTTTTCCCACTTGAGGCGGTCAAAACAAACATTTTAGGAACAGAAAATGTATTACATGTCGCAATCGAATGCGGTGTGAAAAAGGTCATTTGCTTATCTACAGATAAAGCTGCCTATCCGATCAACGCGATGGGCATTTCAAAAGCCATGATGGAAAAGGTGTTTGTCGCAAAATCAAAAACGGTTTCCCCAGAAAAAACCGTCATTTGCGGCACAAGGTATGGCAATGTCATGGCCTCGCGCGGCTCCGTCATTCCTTTATTTATTGAACAAATAAAACAGGGGCTGCCACTGACAATCACAGACCCTAACATGACAAGGTTTTTAATGAGTTTAGAAGAAGCGGTGGAGCTCGTATTATTCGCGTTTGAATTTGCACAAGCAGGCGATATTATGGTTCAAAAATCGCCGGCTAGTACGATTGGCGACCTCGCACAAGCATTGAAGGAATTATTTAATGTGGACAACGAAATTCAAATCATCGGCACAAGGCACGGAGAAAAACGCTATGAAACCTTGCTGACAAAAGAAGAATTTGCTGTGGCAGAAGACTTAGCAGGCTTCTTTAAAGTGCCAGCTGACCAACGAGACCTTAATTACAATAAATATTTTGAAGATGGCGACCTGAGACTCACAACAGTTCAAGAATACAATTCGGATAATACGAAAAAGTTAACGATCGAGGAAATTAAAGAAACACTACTACAGTTAGACTACATTCAAGCGGAATTGAAGCAATGGGCTCAAGTAACCCATATTTTAAACTAA
- a CDS encoding capsular polysaccharide biosynthesis protein CapF: protein MKILVTGANGFIGKNLIAELNNLGFNEIFEFTRDTDPALLETYTEACDFVFHLAGVNRPKHAHEFMEGNYEFTSRLLELLKKSQKQAPIVTTSSTQAELDNPYGRSKKAMEELLLQYQQEIGAPVYIYRLPNVFGKWSKPNYNSVVATYCHHIARNQEIQIHDPEARLTLCYIDDLLEEFFQALSGMPTAEGDFYVVPTTYTMTVSELASQIQKFKDSRANGQIENMQDPLTKKLYSTYLNFLPEDQFAYDLKMNVDSRGSFTEFIRTPDRGQVSINRSKPGIEKGNHWHHTKNEKFLVVSGEALIRLRKIDASELIEYRVNGDKLQVVDIPTGYTHSLINIGNTDLVTVIWVNECFDPVKPDTYYLEV, encoded by the coding sequence ATGAAAATTTTAGTGACAGGTGCGAATGGATTTATCGGGAAAAACCTCATTGCGGAACTGAATAATCTAGGGTTTAATGAAATCTTTGAGTTTACAAGAGACACGGATCCCGCACTGCTTGAAACCTATACCGAGGCGTGTGACTTTGTATTTCATTTGGCTGGGGTAAACAGACCCAAGCATGCGCATGAATTTATGGAAGGTAACTATGAATTTACTTCTCGTTTACTAGAGTTACTAAAGAAAAGCCAAAAGCAGGCGCCTATTGTAACAACTTCATCGACCCAAGCAGAATTAGATAATCCATATGGGCGAAGTAAAAAGGCAATGGAAGAGTTGTTGCTTCAATACCAACAAGAAATAGGAGCACCCGTGTATATTTACCGATTACCAAACGTATTTGGTAAATGGAGTAAACCGAATTACAACAGTGTTGTCGCTACGTATTGCCATCATATTGCACGGAACCAAGAGATCCAAATCCATGATCCCGAGGCGAGGCTAACGCTTTGTTATATCGATGACTTATTAGAAGAGTTTTTCCAAGCGCTTAGTGGGATGCCAACTGCTGAAGGTGATTTTTATGTTGTGCCGACAACGTACACGATGACCGTGAGCGAGCTAGCCAGTCAAATCCAAAAGTTTAAAGACAGCCGAGCGAATGGCCAAATTGAAAATATGCAAGATCCACTTACGAAAAAGCTCTATAGCACGTATTTAAATTTTTTGCCGGAAGATCAATTCGCCTATGACTTAAAGATGAATGTTGACAGCCGTGGCTCGTTTACCGAATTTATCCGTACACCGGACCGGGGCCAGGTATCCATCAACCGATCGAAGCCAGGTATTGAAAAGGGCAACCATTGGCATCACACGAAAAATGAAAAGTTTTTAGTGGTGAGTGGAGAAGCGTTAATCCGACTGAGAAAAATCGACGCGAGTGAACTGATTGAATATAGGGTGAATGGAGATAAGCTACAGGTTGTTGATATTCCTACAGGCTATACCCATTCCCTAATTAACATAGGAAACACCGATCTTGTAACAGTCATTTGGGTAAATGAATGCTTCGATCCAGTTAAGCCGGATACGTACTATTTGGAGGTATAA
- the wecB gene encoding UDP-N-acetylglucosamine 2-epimerase (non-hydrolyzing) gives MKKLKVMTVVGTRPEIIRLSAVINKLEESQVIEHTLVHTGQNYDYELNEVFFKDFGLKKPDFFLNAATGTATETIGNILNKIDPVLEEVQPDAFLVLGDTNSCLCAIAAKRRQIPIFHMEAGNRCFDQRVPEETNRKIVDHISDINLTYSDIAREYLLREGFPADRIIKTGSPMFEVLHSKKADIEQSDIVQTLALEEGRYFVVSAHREENINSSRNFLDLVESLNAIAQKYQLPVIVSTHPRTLKMIDSKGIEFNPLIKIMKPLGFNDYVKLQSKSKAVLSDSGTISEESSILGFKALNIRQAHERPEAMEEASVMMVGLEKERILQGLEILETQETDTLTLVKDYGMPNVSDKVLRIILSYTHYVNRVVWGLVN, from the coding sequence TTGAAAAAACTAAAAGTAATGACAGTAGTAGGAACGCGACCAGAAATTATTCGCTTGTCTGCCGTAATCAATAAGCTAGAAGAGTCTCAAGTCATTGAACATACGCTTGTTCATACCGGACAAAACTATGATTATGAACTGAATGAAGTTTTCTTTAAAGATTTCGGATTGAAGAAGCCAGATTTTTTCTTAAATGCAGCTACCGGAACAGCAACTGAAACAATCGGTAACATTTTAAATAAAATTGATCCTGTATTAGAGGAAGTGCAGCCTGATGCATTTTTAGTATTAGGAGATACGAACAGTTGCTTATGTGCAATTGCTGCGAAAAGAAGGCAGATACCGATTTTCCATATGGAAGCAGGTAATCGCTGCTTTGATCAACGCGTGCCAGAGGAAACAAATCGTAAAATCGTCGATCATATTTCGGATATAAATTTAACATATAGTGATATTGCGAGGGAATACCTGTTACGAGAGGGCTTTCCGGCAGATCGAATTATTAAGACAGGAAGTCCGATGTTTGAAGTGCTTCATTCGAAAAAAGCGGACATCGAACAGTCGGATATCGTACAAACATTAGCACTTGAAGAAGGTCGTTATTTTGTTGTATCTGCACACCGCGAAGAAAATATTAACTCAAGCAGAAATTTCCTTGATTTAGTGGAAAGCTTAAATGCCATTGCTCAAAAGTACCAGCTTCCAGTTATCGTGAGCACTCATCCAAGAACGCTAAAAATGATTGACAGTAAGGGGATTGAGTTTAACCCACTGATCAAAATCATGAAGCCTTTAGGGTTTAACGATTATGTGAAGCTGCAATCAAAATCAAAAGCAGTGCTGAGTGATAGTGGAACAATTAGTGAAGAATCATCCATTCTAGGCTTCAAAGCACTCAATATTCGCCAAGCGCATGAACGCCCAGAAGCGATGGAAGAAGCGTCTGTTATGATGGTCGGTCTTGAAAAGGAAAGAATTTTACAAGGGTTGGAGATTTTAGAAACACAGGAAACGGACACGTTAACGCTAGTGAAAGACTACGGAATGCCGAATGTTTCAGATAAAGTTTTGAGGATTATTTTGTCTTACACACATTATGTGAATCGGGTCGTGTGGGGGCTGGTGAATTGA
- a CDS encoding glycosyltransferase, producing MRVVQINSVCGIGSTGRIATDIHHTLIENSYKSYIAYGRNTPKNCENPIRIGTNYDNYLHVGLTRIFDKHGFGSVKATKAFIKNLEEINPEIIHLHNLHGYYINIELLFNYLKQSNKRVIWTLHDCWAFTGHCSHFEFVGCKKWELGCFECPEKKEYPASLFKDNSEQNFLKKKALFTGLKDLTIITPSKWLASLVNQSFLSEYPIKVIHNGINLDVFKPTTNSSFRKKHNLMNKFMILGVANIWNQKKGLNHFIELSNYLEDDEVIVLVGLTEKQKKELPKQIIGISLTNSTKDLAEIYSAADVFVNPTLEDNFPTTNIEALACGTPVFTFNSGGSYESIDETCGRIIAPKNTRGIIDCLKTYRTSKLINSSSCINRANKYNMKNQYIEYLNLYLKKGSELQEIALPSI from the coding sequence ATGAGAGTTGTACAAATAAACTCAGTTTGTGGGATAGGAAGCACTGGCAGGATAGCTACCGATATTCACCATACTTTGATTGAAAATAGCTATAAGAGTTACATTGCTTATGGAAGGAATACACCTAAAAATTGTGAAAACCCAATAAGAATAGGTACTAACTATGATAATTATTTACATGTAGGATTAACAAGAATATTCGACAAACATGGATTTGGATCAGTAAAGGCAACAAAAGCATTTATAAAAAATCTAGAAGAAATAAATCCTGAGATTATTCATCTCCATAATCTTCATGGATATTATATCAATATCGAATTGCTATTCAATTATTTAAAACAAAGTAATAAACGTGTTATTTGGACACTTCACGACTGTTGGGCTTTTACTGGACACTGTTCTCATTTTGAATTTGTAGGTTGCAAAAAGTGGGAATTAGGATGTTTTGAATGTCCAGAAAAAAAAGAGTATCCAGCAAGTTTATTTAAGGATAATTCTGAGCAAAATTTTTTGAAGAAAAAAGCATTATTTACAGGGCTTAAGGATTTAACAATTATTACCCCATCGAAATGGCTAGCTAGTTTAGTAAACCAGTCTTTCTTAAGTGAGTATCCTATTAAAGTAATTCATAATGGTATAAATTTAGATGTTTTTAAACCAACAACAAACAGCAGTTTTCGAAAAAAACATAATTTAATGAATAAGTTTATGATTTTAGGAGTAGCAAATATTTGGAATCAAAAAAAAGGTCTAAATCACTTTATTGAACTTTCAAATTATCTTGAAGACGATGAAGTGATAGTTCTAGTAGGTTTGACAGAAAAGCAGAAAAAAGAATTGCCTAAACAAATAATTGGTATTTCTTTAACGAATAGCACGAAAGATTTAGCGGAAATTTATTCAGCTGCAGATGTTTTTGTAAATCCAACTTTAGAGGATAATTTTCCAACAACTAATATTGAAGCATTAGCTTGTGGAACACCTGTATTTACATTTAATTCAGGAGGGAGTTACGAGAGTATAGATGAAACATGTGGGAGAATAATAGCTCCTAAAAATACTAGAGGAATAATAGATTGTTTAAAAACATATAGAACTAGTAAGTTGATTAATTCTTCAAGTTGTATAAATAGAGCAAATAAATATAACATGAAAAATCAATATATCGAATATTTAAATCTATATTTAAAGAAAGGTAGTGAACTGCAGGAGATAGCATTACCTTCTATTTAA
- a CDS encoding glycosyltransferase has product MKRILVVVDNLNSGGIASVVLNIAEATDTDNYIFDYILYKQPNNDVVQRIAKIKGKYFVVKRISETTPFKYVKKIREIIRNNGPYDAIHAHTSSFIWLSCLAAKKENISIRIGHAHGSRNSKQFLMSKGLYSILKYFNRRYCTKKIACAEISGKYIFGNEFDFIPNFIDHKKYLKVNKEEIDEFMFQHNIPKNIEIYCFIGYLGGEKNPLFALKIFKEILRDNSNSFLLIAGDGPDSNQLEEYIKGNQMENKVEMFGNTDKVREILQISNTLLMPSFSEGMSMALLEAQISGVNCIVSKGVPKTNDIKAGLFHQCSTLSVEDWIDMIKEGKKTDEISQMEIIKSLEKIEYDKESVVKKYEMIYSNHKF; this is encoded by the coding sequence ATGAAAAGAATATTGGTGGTAGTAGATAATCTAAATAGCGGTGGTATTGCCTCAGTTGTACTTAATATTGCAGAGGCAACAGATACAGATAATTATATTTTTGATTATATTCTTTATAAACAACCTAACAATGATGTAGTACAAAGAATAGCAAAAATAAAAGGGAAATACTTTGTAGTTAAAAGGATAAGTGAGACAACCCCATTTAAATATGTAAAAAAAATAAGAGAAATAATACGAAATAACGGTCCTTATGATGCAATACATGCACACACCTCAAGTTTTATTTGGTTATCTTGTCTAGCTGCAAAAAAAGAAAATATCTCTATACGAATAGGACATGCACATGGCAGTAGAAATTCTAAGCAATTTTTAATGAGTAAAGGGTTATATTCAATTTTAAAATATTTTAATAGAAGATATTGCACAAAAAAAATAGCTTGCGCGGAAATATCAGGTAAGTATATTTTTGGGAATGAATTTGATTTTATACCCAATTTTATTGATCACAAAAAATACTTAAAGGTTAATAAAGAAGAAATAGATGAATTTATGTTTCAACACAACATCCCCAAAAATATTGAAATATACTGTTTTATTGGATATTTAGGCGGAGAAAAAAACCCCCTGTTTGCATTAAAAATATTTAAAGAGATTTTAAGAGATAATTCAAATTCATTTTTACTTATCGCAGGGGATGGGCCAGATTCAAATCAATTAGAGGAATATATAAAAGGAAATCAAATGGAGAATAAAGTGGAAATGTTTGGAAATACAGATAAAGTAAGAGAAATTCTTCAAATATCCAATACCTTATTAATGCCATCATTCTCTGAGGGGATGTCGATGGCATTATTGGAAGCCCAAATATCTGGAGTAAACTGTATTGTATCGAAAGGGGTCCCAAAAACGAATGACATTAAAGCTGGGCTCTTTCATCAGTGTTCAACATTATCAGTTGAAGACTGGATAGATATGATAAAAGAGGGTAAAAAAACCGATGAAATAAGTCAAATGGAAATTATAAAATCCTTAGAAAAGATTGAATATGATAAGGAAAGCGTTGTAAAAAAATATGAAATGATTTATTCAAATCATAAATTTTAA
- the wzy gene encoding O-antigen polysaccharide polymerase Wzy — protein MGEILLNDSILAKRKNIEGLMTVLNALSINLALIGVAIYIKDYPFQKWVFLFALLSIIQLIINIVTVRKLEGKFFSLTTLFLLFSFITHLGLVIIFGFNINVELPWDPMSTISTKMFKDASFFSLCCHLFLILGMSVIFINTKTIKIVPKLLENENNQLALTRNIGTILLFAGLLPMLYIDINKIILYANGNYLDTFQLGIPSFLYIIASFSDIGIIMLLIGNKSNNSKVLLLLILVTIYKGALMFTGSRGEPILYLLTLYFIYYNFIKIKKIKSFKIPLYLFLIYMVGFLTTFISRTRMMSINDVNTFIDVLKSTFVDFSPFSVIAEFGITIITLGISIEFFSFNNDFQYGLNYLLSLLNIFPNVGGVLDFTIPKTIYIYNYPAHLRSFLGGSYLGEAFYSFGYYGMIFIAFIGMLISYISLKFQELFLKQKYIQLSILLILFPNLLWWTRAYFADMVREFTWISICTVILTLFLKRNK, from the coding sequence ATGGGGGAAATTTTATTAAATGATTCTATTTTAGCGAAAAGAAAAAATATTGAAGGTTTAATGACGGTTTTAAACGCGTTATCAATTAATTTAGCACTTATAGGTGTTGCCATTTATATAAAAGATTATCCTTTTCAAAAATGGGTATTTCTATTTGCCCTATTATCGATAATTCAGTTAATTATTAATATCGTTACAGTAAGGAAATTAGAAGGGAAATTCTTCTCATTAACTACACTTTTTCTACTATTTTCATTTATAACTCATCTTGGGTTAGTAATAATTTTTGGGTTTAATATTAATGTAGAATTACCTTGGGATCCCATGTCCACGATTTCAACTAAAATGTTTAAAGATGCCTCTTTTTTTTCTTTGTGCTGCCATTTGTTTCTCATTCTGGGGATGTCTGTGATTTTTATAAATACTAAAACAATAAAAATTGTTCCTAAACTTTTAGAAAATGAAAATAATCAATTAGCTCTAACCAGAAATATTGGTACCATACTACTTTTTGCAGGCTTATTGCCCATGCTATATATCGATATTAATAAAATTATTTTATATGCAAATGGAAATTATTTAGATACTTTTCAATTGGGTATTCCTAGCTTTTTGTATATTATAGCTAGTTTTAGTGATATTGGAATAATAATGTTATTGATTGGTAATAAGTCGAATAATAGCAAAGTATTGCTATTACTAATACTTGTAACAATTTATAAAGGTGCTTTAATGTTCACGGGTAGTAGAGGCGAGCCCATTTTATATTTATTAACATTATATTTTATATATTATAACTTTATAAAAATAAAAAAAATCAAGTCCTTTAAGATTCCTTTATATTTATTTTTAATTTATATGGTAGGATTTTTAACCACGTTTATCAGTCGAACTCGTATGATGTCCATAAATGATGTGAATACCTTTATAGATGTTTTAAAATCAACATTTGTAGATTTCTCTCCATTTTCTGTCATAGCAGAGTTTGGTATTACAATAATTACATTAGGTATTTCGATAGAATTTTTTTCATTCAATAATGATTTTCAATATGGATTAAACTATCTTCTATCATTATTGAATATATTTCCAAATGTAGGTGGTGTGTTGGACTTTACTATTCCGAAAACAATATACATTTACAATTATCCTGCACATTTAAGGTCGTTTCTGGGCGGTTCCTATTTAGGTGAAGCGTTTTATAGTTTTGGCTATTATGGAATGATTTTTATAGCATTTATCGGAATGTTAATTAGTTATATTTCTTTAAAATTCCAAGAACTATTTTTAAAACAGAAATATATACAGTTATCAATTTTGTTGATTTTATTTCCAAATTTACTTTGGTGGACAAGGGCCTATTTTGCGGATATGGTGAGGGAATTTACTTGGATTTCTATATGTACTGTTATTTTAACTTTATTCTTAAAAAGAAATAAATAA
- a CDS encoding glycosyltransferase, whose product METVVVSVHCLTYNHEKFIAEAIESFLMQKTNFKFEILIHDDASTDRTPEIIKEYELKYPGLIKPIFQTENQYSKRKSFNTLNLNNLIRAKGKYIAVCEGDDYWIDPYKLQKQVDMMEKNPNCSLCVHGGYIVTAAEKKVLLKNRPSKKDKVFTVDEVIEGGGGLFLTNSMVFRKNYGLETPEFLEKSPVGDYPYVIHFSLLGEVCYIDELMSAYRLGHSGSWTATEFNTIEIKKRHYSEIEKMLDNLNVYTDSQYKDVINRTKIKTQISFLLEQRNYYEIKKGIYKEYYLALSFKRKLIIFMDQFSPFLSRILRVVKRRVSVWTSI is encoded by the coding sequence ATGGAAACCGTTGTAGTAAGCGTTCATTGTTTAACGTATAATCATGAAAAATTTATAGCAGAGGCTATAGAAAGTTTTTTAATGCAAAAGACTAATTTTAAATTTGAAATATTAATACATGATGATGCTTCTACTGATCGAACGCCAGAAATAATCAAAGAATATGAGTTAAAGTATCCTGGGTTAATCAAGCCTATCTTTCAAACAGAGAATCAGTATTCAAAAAGAAAGTCGTTTAATACATTAAATCTTAATAATTTGATTCGTGCAAAAGGAAAATATATTGCCGTGTGTGAAGGTGATGATTACTGGATAGATCCATATAAGCTACAAAAACAAGTGGATATGATGGAGAAAAATCCTAATTGTAGTCTATGTGTTCATGGCGGATATATAGTGACTGCTGCAGAAAAAAAGGTTCTCTTAAAAAATAGACCATCTAAAAAGGATAAAGTTTTTACAGTAGATGAGGTTATTGAAGGTGGTGGAGGACTATTTTTAACTAATTCTATGGTATTCCGCAAAAATTACGGATTAGAAACACCTGAATTTTTAGAAAAGTCTCCAGTGGGTGATTATCCATATGTAATACATTTTTCCTTACTAGGTGAAGTATGTTATATTGACGAACTTATGTCAGCATACCGATTAGGACATAGTGGCTCTTGGACAGCAACAGAATTTAACACTATAGAGATTAAGAAGCGTCATTACTCTGAAATTGAAAAAATGCTTGATAACTTAAATGTATATACTGATTCTCAATATAAAGATGTAATTAATAGGACAAAAATAAAAACGCAAATCTCTTTTTTATTAGAACAAAGAAACTATTATGAAATAAAAAAAGGTATATATAAAGAATACTATTTAGCGTTAAGTTTCAAGAGAAAATTAATAATTTTTATGGATCAATTTAGTCCATTTCTATCTAGGATTTTGAGGGTTGTTAAAAGGAGAGTAAGTGTATGGACTTCCATCTAA
- a CDS encoding lipopolysaccharide biosynthesis protein: protein MDFHLTKLKVLSSLLWKLTERLGVQGIQFIVMIVLARFLLPDDFGLIVLVMVFISMAGIITQGGFNLALIQKKKVEEIDFSSVFYLNLFIALILYILLFFTAPYIASFFEQPQLKFILRILAITLFFNSLSAIQNTIISREFQFKKLFTSTLTASIIAGIVGIAMAYTNYGIWALVGFQLTNQFLVTIILWFTINWRPKFLFSFKRIKRLFSFGWKLLVSSLIDAIDLNIRILLIGKLFNPAILGFYNRGEQFPNLLVNNINGAIQAVMFPTLSSHQDDRNRVKEILRRAIVTSSFIIFPMMVGLAVVAEPLVKLLLTEKWLPAVPFIQIFCAGYALWPIHTANLQAINALGRSDIFLKLEIIKKLLGVFFLIVSIPFGVYAVALSIVVGGVIASFINAYPNSQLLNYSIREQWNDVIPSFLLSIVMGAVIYTIHWIQMSAMLTLLAQVFVGVFIYIGLAALFRLECFSYLVVTLKELLRTRRSIQLKAYKKI from the coding sequence ATGGACTTCCATCTAACAAAACTCAAAGTACTTTCGTCTCTTTTGTGGAAATTAACTGAAAGATTGGGAGTTCAGGGGATTCAATTTATCGTAATGATTGTTCTTGCCCGCTTTCTTTTACCGGATGATTTTGGATTAATCGTTCTGGTAATGGTTTTCATATCCATGGCTGGAATTATAACGCAAGGCGGATTTAATTTAGCCTTAATTCAAAAGAAAAAAGTTGAAGAGATTGATTTTTCATCGGTCTTTTATTTAAACTTATTTATTGCATTAATTCTATATATCCTACTCTTTTTCACAGCACCATATATAGCCTCATTTTTTGAACAACCTCAATTGAAATTTATTTTAAGAATACTTGCTATAACATTATTTTTTAATTCTTTAAGTGCAATTCAAAATACAATCATTTCGCGAGAATTTCAATTTAAAAAACTATTTACTAGTACATTGACGGCATCTATTATAGCGGGAATAGTTGGTATAGCTATGGCATATACTAATTATGGTATATGGGCTTTAGTAGGGTTTCAATTAACAAATCAATTTCTAGTTACGATTATATTATGGTTCACAATAAACTGGAGACCAAAATTTCTTTTTTCCTTTAAAAGGATTAAGCGTTTATTTTCTTTTGGGTGGAAGTTACTAGTTTCTTCTTTAATTGATGCAATAGATCTAAATATTAGAATTTTATTAATAGGGAAGTTGTTTAATCCTGCAATACTAGGTTTTTATAATAGAGGAGAGCAATTTCCTAATCTCCTTGTAAATAATATAAATGGAGCAATACAAGCGGTTATGTTTCCTACACTCTCGTCACATCAAGATGATAGAAATAGAGTGAAGGAGATTTTGCGGAGAGCAATTGTGACGAGTTCATTTATCATTTTCCCTATGATGGTTGGGTTAGCCGTCGTTGCAGAACCTTTAGTGAAGCTTTTATTGACAGAAAAGTGGCTACCTGCCGTGCCATTTATCCAAATTTTTTGTGCGGGCTATGCATTATGGCCAATTCATACAGCTAATTTACAGGCTATAAATGCATTAGGAAGAAGCGATATTTTTCTCAAATTGGAAATTATAAAAAAGCTATTAGGAGTATTTTTTTTAATAGTGAGTATCCCTTTCGGTGTTTATGCAGTAGCTCTTAGTATAGTAGTTGGTGGAGTTATAGCATCGTTCATTAATGCATATCCCAACTCGCAATTACTTAACTATAGTATTCGAGAGCAATGGAATGATGTGATTCCTTCCTTTCTATTATCTATTGTTATGGGAGCAGTTATATATACTATTCATTGGATTCAAATGTCAGCCATGTTAACCTTATTAGCTCAAGTTTTTGTCGGCGTATTTATATATATAGGATTAGCTGCTCTTTTCAGACTCGAATGTTTTTCTTATTTAGTAGTAACGCTAAAAGAACTTTTAAGAACTAGAAGGAGTATACAATTAAAAGCATATAAGAAAATATGA